The following are encoded together in the uncultured Draconibacterium sp. genome:
- the istA gene encoding IS21 family transposase, translated as MSKVRKVIQLHHQGKAKQFISRYLGLSRNTVKKYIALYKVLNLTIDDIDKKSDAELEKIFSRDTEDVLSPKLKKVYNFFPYMERELKKTGVTKQLMWEEYYEKHPDGLKLSQFKAHYLRWSKKVNPVMHMEHKAGDKMFIDYAGKTLKIINKETGEIEEVQFFVAILGASQYTYAEASPSQQKEDFIASVENALHFYGGVPAAIVPDNLKSAVTKSSRFEPTINETFMDFAQHYGTTVLPARAYRPRDKSLAEGAVKILYQRIYPALRGKDFYSLEELNCAIWDELDKHNNKKLTGRPTSRYQLFVEDEKGKLTALPVEKYEIKEIAIATVAMNGHVLLSKDKHYYSVPCQYLKKKVKLVFTSKTVEIYHKYNRIALHKRDGRKYFYTTNKDHLATTHQFVTDWTPQRFINWAASIDESVKEFIINVLERKQHPEQSYKSCMGVLAFAKKVGEERLANACKRALEHQVYNYKIIQKILEKGLDKLDDEKPDEPELPFHNNIRGGKYYN; from the coding sequence ATGAGTAAAGTAAGAAAAGTCATTCAGTTGCACCATCAGGGAAAAGCAAAACAATTTATCAGTAGGTACCTGGGCCTCTCACGTAACACCGTTAAGAAGTATATCGCTCTATACAAGGTATTAAACCTTACAATTGATGATATTGATAAAAAGAGTGATGCCGAGCTGGAAAAGATCTTTAGCAGGGATACCGAAGATGTTCTTTCCCCCAAGCTAAAAAAGGTTTATAACTTCTTTCCCTACATGGAGCGCGAACTAAAAAAGACCGGCGTTACCAAACAGCTGATGTGGGAAGAATATTATGAAAAACATCCCGATGGACTAAAACTAAGCCAGTTTAAAGCCCACTACCTGCGTTGGAGTAAAAAGGTTAACCCGGTAATGCATATGGAGCATAAAGCAGGCGATAAGATGTTTATTGACTACGCTGGCAAAACCCTTAAAATTATCAATAAAGAAACAGGCGAGATTGAAGAGGTACAGTTTTTTGTTGCCATACTGGGGGCCAGTCAATACACCTATGCAGAAGCCTCACCGAGCCAACAAAAAGAAGACTTTATTGCTTCGGTTGAAAATGCACTGCATTTTTATGGAGGAGTTCCTGCAGCTATTGTCCCCGATAATTTAAAGTCTGCAGTAACCAAAAGCAGCCGGTTTGAACCTACCATTAACGAAACATTTATGGACTTTGCCCAACATTACGGCACAACCGTCCTTCCGGCTCGGGCTTACCGTCCCCGGGACAAGTCTCTGGCAGAAGGGGCAGTTAAGATACTGTACCAAAGAATATATCCGGCCTTGCGCGGCAAAGACTTTTACAGTTTAGAAGAGCTTAATTGTGCAATTTGGGATGAACTGGACAAGCATAACAACAAAAAGTTAACCGGCAGGCCAACGTCCCGTTATCAATTATTCGTCGAAGACGAAAAAGGCAAGCTTACCGCATTGCCTGTAGAAAAATACGAGATTAAAGAAATAGCAATAGCCACCGTAGCCATGAACGGGCATGTGTTGCTAAGCAAAGACAAGCATTATTACAGCGTTCCGTGTCAGTATTTAAAGAAGAAGGTTAAGCTGGTGTTTACATCAAAAACCGTTGAAATATACCATAAATACAACCGCATAGCTTTGCACAAAAGAGATGGACGTAAATACTTCTACACCACAAACAAAGACCACCTGGCAACAACACACCAGTTTGTTACCGACTGGACACCGCAGCGTTTTATCAACTGGGCAGCTTCAATTGACGAGAGTGTAAAAGAATTTATAATCAATGTGCTGGAAAGAAAACAACACCCTGAACAATCCTATAAAAGCTGTATGGGTGTATTGGCTTTTGCCAAAAAGGTGGGAGAAGAAAGGCTTGCCAATGCGTGTAAACGTGCATTGGAACATCAGGTTTACAACTACAAAATCATACAAAAGATACTGGAAAAAGGGTTGGATAAACTTGACGATGAAAAACCGGACGAACCGGAACTTCCTTTCCATAACAACATAAGGGGAGGAAAATATTACAACTGA
- the istB gene encoding IS21-like element helper ATPase IstB: MNEVTLTRMKQMKLHGMHGAFKTAVETGKTDDYTIDQFVSMITDAEWDDRNNRKIERLIKNARFHYKASIENVVYEHTRNIDRTKLLRLAECDFINKNENVLISGSTGAGKSYIATALGYQACIEGYRVLYFNTTKLFSKLKMAKADGSYLKELAKMARHQLIILDDFGLQPLDSQNRIALLELIEDRHNKGSMLVTSQLPVSKWYEVIGEKTIADAILDRLIHQSHRFELMGESMRKKRNIYSE, translated from the coding sequence ATGAACGAAGTAACATTAACACGAATGAAACAGATGAAGCTCCATGGTATGCATGGGGCTTTTAAAACAGCTGTCGAAACAGGTAAAACCGATGATTACACCATCGACCAGTTTGTATCGATGATAACAGATGCCGAGTGGGACGATCGCAACAACCGAAAGATAGAGCGATTGATAAAAAATGCAAGGTTCCACTATAAGGCATCCATTGAAAACGTGGTGTACGAACATACAAGAAATATCGATCGGACAAAACTGTTAAGACTGGCTGAGTGCGATTTTATTAATAAGAACGAGAATGTGTTAATATCAGGCAGCACCGGTGCCGGCAAAAGCTACATTGCAACAGCCTTAGGGTATCAGGCCTGTATCGAGGGATACAGGGTTCTGTACTTTAACACAACCAAGCTGTTTTCTAAACTAAAAATGGCAAAAGCCGATGGATCTTATCTTAAAGAACTTGCAAAAATGGCCAGGCATCAGTTAATAATACTCGATGACTTTGGCCTGCAACCTTTAGATAGCCAAAACCGAATAGCCCTGTTAGAGTTAATTGAAGACAGGCACAATAAAGGATCAATGCTTGTAACATCACAGCTGCCCGTTAGTAAGTGGTATGAAGTAATTGGCGAGAAAACGATTGCCGATGCCATACTCGACCGTTTAATCCATCAATCACACAGGTTTGAGCTAATGGGCGAATCGATGAGAAAAAAACGAAACATTTATAGTGAATAA
- a CDS encoding DUF4279 domain-containing protein translates to METGNSYVYFALKGDSFDTDEVTNRLGIKPTDSWRKGDKGFYKSAVEFAMWRLSTDKGKEYIQIDNLVDEIVSQLYDKIEIINDLKKQFNLDSVLEIVLYIDTNEDNSTPALGHDLKTIEFLYKTSTTTDIDIYRFNSARN, encoded by the coding sequence ATGGAAACAGGTAATTCATATGTTTATTTTGCTCTTAAAGGAGATAGTTTTGACACAGACGAAGTGACAAACAGACTTGGTATTAAACCAACAGACTCTTGGCGAAAGGGAGATAAAGGATTCTATAAATCTGCTGTCGAGTTTGCGATGTGGAGATTATCCACAGACAAAGGAAAAGAATATATACAAATTGACAATTTAGTTGACGAAATCGTGTCTCAGTTGTACGACAAAATTGAGATTATCAATGATTTAAAAAAGCAATTTAATTTGGACTCGGTATTAGAAATTGTTTTGTACATCGATACGAACGAAGATAATTCGACACCAGCATTAGGACATGACCTGAAAACAATTGAATTTCTATACAAGACAAGCACGACAACAGACATTGATATTTACAGATTTAATTCTGCAAGAAACTAA
- a CDS encoding ATP-binding cassette domain-containing protein — protein MITVSNLRIQFGKRILFQDVNMKFTAGNCYGVIGANGAGKSTFLRAISGEVNATAGHIKLEPGERLSVLKQDHFEFDEFSVLNTVMKGYTELWDLMQEKDALYMKPDFSEEDGIKAGELEQKFGDMGGWNAENDAATLLSNLGVKEEFHYTMMKDMSGNQKVRVLLAQALFGNPDNLLLDEPTNDLDLETVVWLENYLANYENTVLVVSHDRHFLDAISTHTIDIDFGDIKMFAGNYSFWYQSSQLALRQQQAQNKKAEEKKKELQEFIQRFSANVAKSKQTTSRKKMIEKLNIEDIQPSTRKYPGIIFTPEREAGDRILDVEDLSASIEGTVLFKDVNFSAQKGEKIVFLSRDHRAMTALFEIINGNREADSGTYQWGQTITSAYLPLDNSEYFQSEMTLFDWLCQFTKDTTEIYIRGYLGKMLFAGEEIYKKVNVLSGGEKMRCMISKMMLLDANALVLDTPTNHLDLESIQSFNNNLVRYPGNVFMSSHDHEFISSVCDRIIELTPNGIIDKLMPYDEYIVDEKIKELRENMYR, from the coding sequence ATGATTACAGTCTCAAATTTAAGAATCCAGTTCGGGAAAAGAATATTGTTTCAGGATGTGAATATGAAATTTACAGCCGGAAACTGTTACGGTGTTATTGGTGCAAACGGTGCCGGAAAATCAACTTTTTTAAGAGCCATTTCGGGCGAAGTGAATGCCACTGCCGGACACATAAAATTAGAACCGGGCGAACGACTTTCAGTATTGAAACAGGATCACTTTGAATTTGATGAATTTTCGGTTTTGAACACTGTAATGAAAGGCTACACCGAACTTTGGGACCTGATGCAGGAAAAAGACGCTCTGTATATGAAACCCGATTTTTCGGAAGAAGACGGAATTAAAGCCGGCGAACTGGAACAAAAATTTGGCGACATGGGTGGATGGAATGCAGAAAACGATGCAGCTACTTTGTTAAGCAACCTGGGTGTAAAAGAAGAATTTCATTACACCATGATGAAAGACATGAGCGGTAACCAAAAAGTAAGGGTCTTACTTGCCCAGGCTTTGTTTGGAAATCCTGACAACCTGTTGCTCGATGAGCCTACCAACGACCTCGACCTTGAAACTGTTGTTTGGTTGGAGAACTACCTGGCAAATTACGAGAACACTGTTTTAGTGGTTTCGCACGACAGGCACTTTTTGGATGCCATTAGTACACACACCATCGACATTGATTTCGGCGACATTAAAATGTTTGCCGGAAACTATTCGTTCTGGTACCAGAGTAGCCAGTTAGCATTACGTCAGCAACAGGCACAAAACAAAAAAGCCGAAGAGAAAAAGAAAGAACTGCAGGAGTTTATTCAACGATTTAGTGCCAACGTTGCCAAATCGAAACAAACTACCAGCCGTAAAAAAATGATCGAAAAGCTGAACATTGAAGACATTCAGCCATCCACAAGAAAATATCCGGGAATTATTTTCACTCCGGAACGCGAAGCCGGCGACCGCATTTTAGATGTGGAAGATTTAAGTGCCAGCATTGAAGGAACTGTATTGTTTAAGGATGTAAATTTCTCGGCGCAGAAAGGCGAAAAAATTGTTTTCCTATCGCGCGACCACAGGGCAATGACCGCTCTTTTCGAAATTATTAACGGCAACCGCGAAGCCGACTCGGGAACTTACCAGTGGGGCCAAACCATAACAAGTGCTTATTTGCCTCTTGACAACTCGGAATACTTTCAGAGCGAAATGACCTTATTCGACTGGTTATGCCAGTTTACAAAAGATACAACCGAAATATACATTCGTGGCTACCTTGGTAAAATGCTTTTTGCAGGCGAAGAAATTTACAAAAAAGTAAATGTGCTTTCAGGAGGTGAAAAAATGCGTTGTATGATTTCGAAAATGATGTTACTAGATGCCAACGCGCTGGTTTTGGATACACCTACCAACCACCTCGACCTGGAATCGATCCAATCGTTTAACAACAACCTGGTTCGTTACCCCGGAAATGTATTTATGTCGTCGCATGACCACGAATTTATTTCATCGGTTTGCGACCGTATTATCGAACTTACTCCAAATGGAATCATCGATAAATTAATGCCTTACGACGAATACATTGTGGATGAAAAGATTAAAGAATTAAGAGAAAATATGTACCGCTAA
- a CDS encoding YwbE family protein — translation MDGQQRKNIKIGIEVEVVEKHNQQSGELTHGFVQRILTKSTIHPHGIKVMLETGEVGRVKKVILEQ, via the coding sequence ATGGACGGACAACAAAGAAAAAATATAAAAATCGGTATTGAAGTAGAAGTTGTAGAAAAACACAATCAACAAAGTGGAGAGCTTACCCACGGTTTTGTACAACGTATTCTTACAAAGTCGACTATACATCCGCACGGTATAAAAGTAATGCTTGAAACCGGGGAAGTGGGAAGAGTGAAAAAAGTGATTCTGGAACAGTAA
- a CDS encoding NAD(P)/FAD-dependent oxidoreductase, whose product MNKFDVIVVGAGPAGLLAAGRAAELGAKVLILEKMRSEGRKLLITGKGRCNVTNSAGISEFIPHVFPNGRFLKNAFSQYFSKDIIELLEKYKVELTLERGGRYFPTSQKAMDILQALLKWVNELGVTIQCEMRVEKLLVNEGQIQGVRAGGEEFFAGKVIVATGGKSYPATGSTGDGYELARQVGHRIEKPIPALVPVETKGGVAQKLQGLNLKNVNAVVWVDGKKAGEAFGEMLFTHFGLSGPIILTLSRIMVKALQNDQQVEVTVDLKPALDEQKLDTRLQRDLNEHGKKQLSNIFKNWLPSSMIPVFIEELALDGDKECHQVSGKERKQIRHMMKNMRFEVSHNRSFKEAIITAGGIVTSEIRPKTMESKLVTGLYFAGEIIDVDAETGGYNLQIAYSTGWVAGNSWQSGS is encoded by the coding sequence ATGAATAAATTCGATGTTATTGTTGTTGGTGCAGGTCCGGCCGGACTATTGGCAGCAGGGCGTGCAGCAGAGTTGGGCGCTAAAGTTTTGATTTTGGAAAAAATGCGCTCGGAAGGACGTAAACTTCTGATTACCGGAAAGGGACGTTGCAATGTTACCAACAGTGCCGGTATCAGCGAATTTATTCCTCATGTTTTTCCCAACGGACGTTTTCTTAAAAACGCTTTCTCGCAGTATTTTTCGAAAGATATTATTGAACTGCTTGAAAAATACAAGGTGGAATTAACACTTGAACGTGGAGGAAGGTATTTTCCTACCAGCCAAAAAGCAATGGACATTTTGCAGGCATTGTTAAAATGGGTAAACGAGCTCGGTGTTACCATACAATGCGAAATGCGGGTTGAGAAGCTGCTTGTTAACGAGGGGCAGATTCAGGGAGTTCGTGCCGGTGGGGAGGAGTTTTTTGCCGGAAAAGTAATTGTGGCAACCGGAGGGAAATCATATCCTGCAACCGGCTCAACCGGCGATGGTTACGAGCTGGCACGACAAGTGGGGCATCGCATCGAAAAACCGATTCCGGCACTGGTTCCGGTAGAAACAAAAGGAGGCGTGGCGCAAAAACTTCAGGGATTAAACCTGAAAAATGTGAATGCTGTAGTTTGGGTTGACGGGAAAAAGGCCGGCGAAGCTTTTGGCGAAATGCTGTTTACTCATTTTGGTTTGTCGGGACCGATTATTCTTACGCTTAGCCGTATTATGGTAAAAGCGCTTCAAAACGATCAGCAGGTGGAAGTTACCGTAGACTTAAAACCTGCGCTTGATGAGCAAAAGCTGGATACCCGTTTGCAACGCGATTTAAACGAACACGGGAAAAAACAGCTATCAAATATTTTCAAAAACTGGTTGCCTTCGTCCATGATTCCTGTATTTATCGAAGAACTGGCGCTCGACGGGGACAAAGAGTGTCACCAGGTTTCCGGAAAAGAACGCAAACAAATTCGGCATATGATGAAAAATATGCGTTTTGAAGTTTCGCATAACCGTTCGTTTAAGGAAGCAATAATTACCGCAGGTGGAATTGTTACTTCCGAAATCAGACCAAAAACAATGGAGTCGAAATTGGTTACAGGATTGTATTTTGCCGGTGAAATAATTGACGTTGATGCCGAAACCGGCGGATATAATCTGCAGATTGCCTATTCAACGGGTTGGGTTGCCGGGAATAGTTGGCAGTCCGGGAGTTAG